CCAGCCGCGCTCGCGCCCGATCCGGCTGAAGGCCGCCGCCTGGTGGGGGTACATCTGCTCGCGCGCCAGCTCGTCGGTGGCGGCGACGTGGCCGGGGGAGTGCATGCCGACCGGCAGCTCGGGACGCTCGTACTCGGTGAGCGCGCGGCGGTAGAGGTCGGCGAGCTGGGTGAACCCGGCGGGGGAGCCGCCGATGACGGCCAGCACCAGCGGCATGCCGTACGCCGCCGCCCGCACCACCGACTGCGGCGTGCCGCCGACGGCGATCCAGGCGGGCAGCAGCCCGGCCTCGGTGCGGGGGTGCACGACCTGCTCGCGCAGCGGCGGGCGGGTCGTGCCCGACCAGGTCACCGGCTGCTCGGTCTGCACCGCGGCGAAGAGGTCGAGCTTCTCGTGGAAGAGCACCTCGTAGTCGGACAGGTCGTGGCCGAAGAGCGCGAAGGACTCGGTGAAGGAGCCGCGGCCCAGCTGCACCTCGGCGCGCCCGCCGCTGATCGCCGCGAGCGTGGCGAAGCGCTGGTGGACCCGGATCGGGTCGTCGGAGGAGAGCACCGTGACACCGGAGCCGAGACGTATCCGCGAGGTCTGCCCGGCGATCGCGGCGAGCACCACGTCGGGGGCGGAGACCGCGTAGTCGTCGCGTGGTGCTCGCCGACCCCGAGGTAGTCGACCCCGACCTCGTCGGCCAGCACCCCCTCGGCCACGACCTGGCGGATCGCCTCGGCCTCGTGCACCGGTCGCCCGTCGGGGCCGAGCTCGAGGTCGCCGAAGGTGTCGAGGCCGAAGGTCGGGTGCGCGCCGGGTGCCGAGGCGGGCCAGGGCATCGGGCAGGGCGTCGGGCTGGGCGTCGGGCTGGGCGGGCGGGACCGGGGGAGTGCTCACCCCTCGAGCGTACGAGCGGCGGTCCGTACCGGTCGTTGACAGGAGTCAGCCCTGTGGCTACGGTCACGTCATGAGACCTGAATCACCCGTCAGGTTGGACGACGAAGGAGAAGTCATGACGCAGCGCACCCCGGCCCGACAGGGCGGACGACGAACCCTGGCAGTGGCCGCAGCAGCGGTCGTGGGCGTGCTGGGCCTCAGCGCCTGCGCGCCCGACAGCGGCTCGGCCTCGGCGGGGGAGGACGGCGAGGGCGCCGCGGTGCCCGTCTCGATCATCTACTCCCAGAGCGGCCCGCTCGCCGCCTACGGCGAGGCCTACCGCAACGGCCTCGAGGCCGGCATCGACTACGCCACCGACGGCAGCGGCGAGGTCGACGGCCGCGAGATCGACCTCGACTTCGTCGACGACGCCGGCGACCCCGCCAAGGCGGTCGGCCTGGCCAAGGACGCGATCGGCTCGGGCACCCAGATCATCGCCGGCACCGTCTCCTCGGGCGTCGCGCTCTCGCTGGCCGAGCAGGCCGAGCAGAACGAGGTGCTCTACATCTCCGGGCCCGCCGCGGCCGACGCCGTGACCGGCATCAACCGCTACACCTTCCGCTCGGGCCGCCAGACCTACCAGGACGTGGCCACCGCCGGCTCGCTGATCGGCGACCTCGACGGCAAGAAGGTCGCGGTCTTCGCGCAGGACAACGCCTTCGGCCAGGGCAACGTGGCCGGTGTCGAGGCCGTCCTGGGCGGCGCCGGCGCCGACGTCGAGCCGGTGCTCGTGCCCGAGGACGCCACCGAGTTCACCCCCTTCGCGCGTCGCATCCTCGACGCCGAGCCCGACCTGGTCTTCGTGGCCTGGGCCGGCGACACCACCAGCGCCATGTGGCAGTCCCTGGACCAGCAGCAGGTCTTCGACGAGGTGCCGGTGACCACCGGGCCTCGGCGACATCGCCAGCTACGGCGCCTACGGCGCGGCCAGCGAGCAGATCACCTTCCTGTCGCACTACTTCGCCGGCGCCCCCGACAACGAGGTCAACGCCGCGATGGTCGAGTCCCTCGAGGAGGCCGGCGCCGAGGCCGACCTGTTCTCGCCCGACGGCTTCGTGGCCGGCCAGATGATCGTGCACGCCATCGAGGAGGGCGGCGGCGACGACGTCGACGCGATGATCGAGGCGCTCGAGGGCTGGGAGTTCGAGGGCCCCAAGGGCACCACCACGGTGCGCGCCGAGGACCACGCGCTGATCCAGCCGATGTTCGCGGCCACCCTGACCAAGGAGGGCGGCTCGTTCGTGCCCGAGCTGGCCGACCAGGTCGAGCCCGACGCCGTCGCACCCCCGGTCGCGACCTCGTGAGCGAGCCCGGCCCGGTCCTGGCGGTGCGCGACCTGCACCTGAGCATCGGCGGCGCGGTCATCATCGACGGGGTCTCCCTGGCGGTGCCGCGCGGTGAGATGCTCGGGGTGATCGGCCCCAACGGTGCGGGCAAGACGACGCTGTTCAACCTGCTCTCGGGCGTCATGCGCCCGACCGCGGGCACGGTGCACCTCGCCGGCGACGACGTCACCGCCCGCTCGGTCGACGCCCGCGCCAGGGCCGGGCTGGGACGCACGTTCCAGACCTCGAGCCTCTTCGACGGCCTCACCGCCGTCGAGAACGTCCGCCTGGCCGCCCAGGCCGCCCTCGGCGGCGCGCTCAGCCTCGTCCGGTTCCCCGGGCGCGGCGGCGCCGCCACCGAGCGGGCCCGCGACCGGCTCGACCAGGTGGGCCTGGCCCACCACGAGCACACCGTCGCCGGCGGGCTGGCCCACGGCGACAAGCGCAAGCTCGAGATCGCCATGCTGCTGGCCAGCGACCCCCACGTCATCCTGCTCGACGAGCCGATGGCCGGGGTCGGCAGCGCCGACGTCGAGGGCCTGATGGACCTCATCCGCCGGGTGCACCGCGAGCACGGCACCACCGTGCTGATGGTCGAGCACCACATGGACGTCGTGCTCGGCCTGGTCGACCGCCTCGCGGTCATGCACCACGGCCAGCTGCTGGCCTGCGACTCCCCGGAGGCCGTGATGGCCGACCCCACCGTCCAGAGCGCCTACCTCGGAGCGACCGCATGAGCACCCCCCGTACGACGCCGCAGGCGCAGCCCGTGCTGCGCGTGCGCGGCCTCTCGGCCCGCATCGGCCAGCAGCAGGTCGTCGAGGACGTCACCCTCGAGGTGCCCGCCCAGGGCGTCACCGCGCTGCTGGGCCGCAACGGCGTCGGCAAGACCAGCACCATCAAGGCGGTGCTCGGCCTGGTCGAGCGCAGCGGGGTGGTCGAGCTCGACGGCGAGCGCATCGACACCCTGCCCACGCACCGCATCGTGCAGCGCGGCGTGGGCTACGTGCCCGAGGACCGCGAGGTCTTCGGCTCGCTGAGCGTCGAGGAGAACCTGCGGCTGGCCGAGCGCACCTCGAACCCGCGCCGCGAGCTGGTCGCCGACCTGTTCCCCGACATCATCGCCCGCAGCCAGCAGGCCGCCGGCACCCTGTCGGGCGGGCAGCAGCAGATGGTCGCGCTCGCCCGCGCGCTGCTCAACGAGAACCGGCTGCTGCTCGTCGACGAGCCCACCAAGGGCCTCTCGCCCAAGCTGGTCGGGGAGGTCACCGAGGCCCTCGAACGCGCTGCTCAGGTGGTCCCGATCCTGCTCGTCGAGCAGAACCTCGTCGTGGCCCGCCGCCTGGCCGACCGCGCGGTCGTGATGTCCGACGGCCGGGTCGTGCACACCGGCGACGCCGCCGAGCTGCTCGACGACGAGCAGCGGGTCGTCAGCCTGCTCGGCGTCGGCTCCACCGGCGAGTCCCACTCCACCCACAGCCAGGAGGTCCCCTCGTGAGCACGATCGTGCTGCTGCTCGCCACCGGCCTGGGCCTGGGCGCGCTCTACTTCCTCGTCGCCTCCGGGCTCTCGCTCATCTACGGCCTGATGGGCGTGCTGAACTTCGCCCACGGCTCGTTCCTGACCCTCGGTGCCTTCGCCGGCTGGGAGACCGCCCGCCGCCTCGGCGGCGACTCGTGGGGCTCGCTGCTGCTCTCGCTGCTGGTCGGCGCCGGCGTCGGCGCCCTGGCCGCGGTGCTCACCGAGCTGCTGCTGATCCGGCGGCTCTACGAGCGCCACATCGAGCAGGTGCTGGTCACCGTCGGCCTGGCCCTGGCCACGGTCGCGCTCTTCGACGGCATCTGGGGCACCGACGCCATCTTCGTCACCGGCCCGGCCTGGTTCAACGAGACGACCACGATCCTCGGCGCCCGGGTGCCCAACGACCGGTTCGTGCTGATCGGCGTCGCGCTGCTGGTGCTCGGCGGCATCATCGCCTTCCTGCGCTTCACCCGCTTCGGCCTGGTGATCCGCGCCGGCGTCGAGAACCGCTCCATGGTCACCGCCCTGGGCATCGACGTGCGCCGCGCCTTCACCGTCGTCTTCGCCATCGGCGGCGCGGCCGCCGGCCTGGGCGGGGTGCTGGCCTCGCACTACTTCGGCTACGTCTCGCCGCAGCTCGGCGGGTCGCTGCTGATCTTCGCCTTCATCGTCACCGTCATCGGTGGCCTGGGCTCCCTGCTCGGCGCGGCGATCGCCTCCGTGGTGGTCGCGGTGCTCCAGCAGATGGCCAACTTCTACCTCTCCGGGACCGGCGACCTGGTGGTCGTGCTGCTGCTGGCCACCGTGCTCCTCGTGCGTCCCTCCGGCCTGATGGGAGCCCGCGCATGAGCACCGACACCACCACCGGCACCAGCCCCACCCCGACCGCCGACGCCCCGGCGTCCCCGGCCCCGGCCGGGTCGGGCGCCGGGCCGCGCCGCGGGCCCGGCCTGCCGCTGCGGCTGCTGGGCATGCTCGGCCTCGTCGCTCTGCTCGCGGTGCTGCCGCTGGTCAACCTGAGCATCCCCGGCGTGCTGCCGGGAGCGACGTACACGCCCGGCACGCTGCAGCTGATGGCGCTGGCGCTGGTCTTCGCCTCGCTGGCGCTGACCTACCACGTGATCTTCGGGGTGGCAGGGCTGCTGAGCTTCGGGCACGCGCTCTACCTGGCCATCGGCGCCTACGGCCTGGGCATCGTCCTGGACCGCACCGACCTGGGCCTGGTGCCGGCGATGGCGCTGACCCTGGTGGCCGGCGCGGTCGTCGCGCTGGTGCTCGGCGCGGTCGGGCTGCGGGTCGGCGGCATCTCCTTCGCCATGGTCACCCTGGCCTTCGCGCAGGCCGGCTCGGTGCTGATCCGCCGCAACAGCGACGTCACCGGCGGCGAGGAGGGGCTGCGCCTCGACACCACCCACGTGCCCGACGCGCTGGTCGGGGTCACCGACACCCGCAACCTCTACTGGGTGGCCGTGGTGCTGCTCGTGGTCGTCTTCGCGCTGGTCACCTGGTTCGAGCGCTCCCGCGCCGGCCACGTCGCCGCCGCGACCCGCGAGAACGAGCTGCGGGTGCGGGTGCTGGGCC
The Nocardioides marinisabuli genome window above contains:
- a CDS encoding ABC transporter ATP-binding protein, with the translated sequence MSTPRTTPQAQPVLRVRGLSARIGQQQVVEDVTLEVPAQGVTALLGRNGVGKTSTIKAVLGLVERSGVVELDGERIDTLPTHRIVQRGVGYVPEDREVFGSLSVEENLRLAERTSNPRRELVADLFPDIIARSQQAAGTLSGGQQQMVALARALLNENRLLLVDEPTKGLSPKLVGEVTEALERAAQVVPILLVEQNLVVARRLADRAVVMSDGRVVHTGDAAELLDDEQRVVSLLGVGSTGESHSTHSQEVPS
- a CDS encoding ABC transporter ATP-binding protein — translated: MSEPGPVLAVRDLHLSIGGAVIIDGVSLAVPRGEMLGVIGPNGAGKTTLFNLLSGVMRPTAGTVHLAGDDVTARSVDARARAGLGRTFQTSSLFDGLTAVENVRLAAQAALGGALSLVRFPGRGGAATERARDRLDQVGLAHHEHTVAGGLAHGDKRKLEIAMLLASDPHVILLDEPMAGVGSADVEGLMDLIRRVHREHGTTVLMVEHHMDVVLGLVDRLAVMHHGQLLACDSPEAVMADPTVQSAYLGATA
- a CDS encoding ABC transporter substrate-binding protein, which translates into the protein MSHYFAGAPDNEVNAAMVESLEEAGAEADLFSPDGFVAGQMIVHAIEEGGGDDVDAMIEALEGWEFEGPKGTTTVRAEDHALIQPMFAATLTKEGGSFVPELADQVEPDAVAPPVATS
- a CDS encoding branched-chain amino acid ABC transporter permease; the protein is MSTIVLLLATGLGLGALYFLVASGLSLIYGLMGVLNFAHGSFLTLGAFAGWETARRLGGDSWGSLLLSLLVGAGVGALAAVLTELLLIRRLYERHIEQVLVTVGLALATVALFDGIWGTDAIFVTGPAWFNETTTILGARVPNDRFVLIGVALLVLGGIIAFLRFTRFGLVIRAGVENRSMVTALGIDVRRAFTVVFAIGGAAAGLGGVLASHYFGYVSPQLGGSLLIFAFIVTVIGGLGSLLGAAIASVVVAVLQQMANFYLSGTGDLVVVLLLATVLLVRPSGLMGARA
- a CDS encoding LLM class flavin-dependent oxidoreductase; the protein is MVLAAIAGQTSRIRLGSGVTVLSSDDPIRVHQRFATLAAISGGRAEVQLGRGSFTESFALFGHDLSDYEVLFHEKLDLFAAVQTEQPVTWSGTTRPPLREQVVHPRTEAGLLPAWIAVGGTPQSVVRAAAYGMPLVLAVIGGSPAGFTQLADLYRRALTEYERPELPVGMHSPGHVAATDELAREQMYPHQAAAFSRIGRERGWGPYTRAAFDEGASAQGALFVGSPETVATKIAWAVRTLGLSRFQMKYAVGALPHAQRAESIRLYGTEVIPRVRELLAQERA
- a CDS encoding branched-chain amino acid ABC transporter permease; the protein is MSTDTTTGTSPTPTADAPASPAPAGSGAGPRRGPGLPLRLLGMLGLVALLAVLPLVNLSIPGVLPGATYTPGTLQLMALALVFASLALTYHVIFGVAGLLSFGHALYLAIGAYGLGIVLDRTDLGLVPAMALTLVAGAVVALVLGAVGLRVGGISFAMVTLAFAQAGSVLIRRNSDVTGGEEGLRLDTTHVPDALVGVTDTRNLYWVAVVLLVVVFALVTWFERSRAGHVAAATRENELRVRVLGLRPFAVKLLAFVTGSVLAVVVGMVYLLLQSGATPRIASADFTLTILVIVVLGGLGSRWGAVVGGIVYTLLDQRLTALAASDAVEGLPGVLSVPLGEPLFILGTLFILVVLFVPGGLVGLGARLAGARSRAGRPAVAAGEDGP